In the Paenibacillus sp. FSL R7-0337 genome, GCGTGTCGGGGACCCGGATTTCTCCAAGGCCTTCAGCCGGTATGTGCGCAGCAGCTACCGCTATGCCAATCTTTTTGACATCACAACGTATGTTCCGCCAACCGTCTACAAGCTGCCTAAGCAGAAGACCAAATACTATTACACCCATGTACAGACTTTGAAATCCCTGTCCTTTCAGAATGGCAGCCCTGAGCTGAACCATGTCATCCGTAGTTATTTCGCTGTGCTGAGGTTAACCCGGCCGGACTTCACCACAGCTCTGTGCGCTGCGAACCCCGGGTTCTGTCCGGTCCCGGAGCTGGTCACTTAATCTCCGCTCTGCGGATAGACCTTGCTAGCGGTTGATCTTACGAATCTCTTCGAGCGAAATCTTCGGTGTCCGGTCCGCCGTCAATAGTCCGTTCACTTCCTGCTGGACATCCGTAATCTGAGTGTAGCAGTACCCGCAGATGTACGGGGTATCCTTGATCGCCTGTGTGATGCTGCGGAATCGTTCAATAAACGCCCCAGTGCTGCTCACCTGCTCCCCATAGCCCCACCCTTCGCCGGTGTCGAAGGCAATGCCCCCGAATTCACTGACTATGACAGGCTGACCCCGGTATTCGTATCCCTGGGCCATTGCGTATTTCCAGTTATTGAACGAGGAACTGCCGCCAAGCACACTGTCCGAATCTGCATAACGCGCAAGCAGCGCAGCACCGCTCTCCTCATAGTCATGGAGGGTAATAATATCGCTGATGGTATGCTCCCAGCCGTCATTGACGATCACTGGACGATCCGGGTCCATCGCTTTGGTCAGATGATAGATGCCCTCAGTGAATTGCTGCTGACGCTTGTTCGTGTAGACCTGCGGAATGCCCCAGGATTCATTAAAAGGCACCCAGGTGATCACCGAGGGATGATTATATTGCTGCCGGACAATCTCTGTCCACTCCTTCGTGAACTGCTCCACTGCTTCATCATTGAACTCATAGGTGGCCGCCATCTCCGACCAGACCAGCAGCCCCTTCACATCACACCAGTACAGGAAGCGCGCATCCTCAATCTTCATATGCTTGCGGACCCCGTTGTAGCCCATTGCGAGAATCGCGTCAATGTCAGCAATCAGCGCCTCCTCCGAAGGCGGGGTCAGATGGCTGTCCGGCCAATAGCCTTGGTCCAGAATCAGCTTCTGATATACTGGCGTATTGTTGAGCAGCACCTTGCCCTGTTCGATGGAGATTTTGCGGAGTCCGAAGTAAGAGTAGATCCGGTCTATTACCTGCTCCGCCTGGTACAGAACGAACTCTATCTCGTACAGCACCGGTGC is a window encoding:
- a CDS encoding glycoside hydrolase family 2; the encoded protein is MTTRHYIKDYPRPQFVRDAWQSLNGEWDFRYDDDNTGERERWHEELHGELKIQVPFTYETEASGIGETVFHPYVWYEREVQLPDSLGNKRVLLNFQAVDYIAKVWVNGSYAGGHQGGYAAFTLDITDDLNTGAGAVNRLTVKAEDSQSCTQPRGKQRWVDENFECFYVQTTGIWQSVWLEYVSPSYLKSVKITPDLDNRSVHFEYNTHGASLDLRLETRISTGEKTFKQVSLQADRASLQLDVELTHEANGPWKLQSWSPAAPVLYEIEFVLYQAEQVIDRIYSYFGLRKISIEQGKVLLNNTPVYQKLILDQGYWPDSHLTPPSEEALIADIDAILAMGYNGVRKHMKIEDARFLYWCDVKGLLVWSEMAATYEFNDEAVEQFTKEWTEIVRQQYNHPSVITWVPFNESWGIPQVYTNKRQQQFTEGIYHLTKAMDPDRPVIVNDGWEHTISDIITLHDYEESGAALLARYADSDSVLGGSSSFNNWKYAMAQGYEYRGQPVIVSEFGGIAFDTGEGWGYGEQVSSTGAFIERFRSITQAIKDTPYICGYCYTQITDVQQEVNGLLTADRTPKISLEEIRKINR